In Paractinoplanes brasiliensis, the following proteins share a genomic window:
- a CDS encoding class I SAM-dependent methyltransferase produces MAGIRAGSRELAVRAAPEYAQSFPLFPSMGEYPIYDDSVYDGFDLPDKRVRAYRDAVDAAARGKVVLDIGTGRDALWAIRAAQAGARHVYAIEQQTEAADQAARAVAAAGLTDRITVINGPSTDVSLPEPAQVCVSEIVGNIASAEGAVPVLADARKRLCTPDCAWIPFRIQTWAAAVDLSAYELAFATESLPYLERIFSAVGRPFDVRLCLGGPVAALPVSTAAAIESIVFDHRRPPPATDTSTDALLTVDVPDVSRFAARPRCSSSATVTVTGLMLWTRVAVTSAVAEIDTLTDNTRSWAPVYAPLSLDGIPCRAGDRLAVTFRRAAGDDGLHPDYQVSMVGPDATGEALVWSSPHHGGDFRMTDLHRSLFP; encoded by the coding sequence ATGGCCGGCATCAGGGCGGGCAGCCGAGAGCTGGCGGTGCGTGCGGCTCCCGAATACGCCCAGTCGTTTCCGCTGTTTCCGTCCATGGGTGAGTACCCGATCTATGACGACAGCGTCTACGACGGATTCGACCTGCCCGACAAGCGCGTCCGCGCCTACCGTGACGCTGTCGACGCCGCCGCCCGCGGCAAGGTCGTCCTAGACATCGGGACCGGCCGTGACGCGCTCTGGGCCATCCGCGCAGCCCAAGCCGGCGCCCGGCACGTCTACGCGATCGAGCAGCAAACCGAAGCCGCTGACCAGGCCGCACGAGCAGTCGCAGCGGCTGGGCTGACCGACCGGATCACCGTCATCAACGGCCCGTCCACCGACGTGAGCCTGCCCGAGCCTGCGCAGGTCTGCGTCTCCGAGATCGTCGGGAACATCGCCTCCGCCGAAGGCGCCGTCCCCGTCCTCGCCGACGCACGGAAACGCCTCTGCACGCCGGACTGCGCGTGGATCCCCTTCCGGATTCAGACCTGGGCGGCCGCGGTCGACCTCTCCGCGTACGAGCTGGCCTTCGCCACCGAAAGCCTGCCCTACCTCGAGCGGATTTTCAGCGCCGTTGGTCGGCCGTTCGATGTCCGGCTCTGTCTCGGTGGGCCAGTCGCGGCGCTACCCGTTTCCACCGCTGCAGCCATCGAGTCGATCGTGTTCGACCACCGCCGACCTCCACCGGCAACCGACACCAGCACCGACGCCCTGCTCACCGTCGACGTCCCCGACGTCAGCCGTTTCGCCGCCCGTCCGAGGTGCAGTTCCTCGGCGACGGTGACGGTGACCGGTCTGATGCTCTGGACCCGCGTCGCGGTCACCTCCGCCGTGGCGGAAATCGACACGCTCACCGACAATACGCGCAGCTGGGCCCCTGTCTATGCGCCGCTCTCGCTCGACGGCATCCCCTGCCGGGCCGGTGACCGACTGGCCGTTACGTTCCGCCGCGCCGCCGGTGACGACGGCCTGCACCCGGACTACCAGGTGTCGATGGTCGGGCCCGATGCGACCGGCGAAGCGCTGGTCTGGAGCAGCCCGCACCACGGCGGCGACTTCCGGATGACAGACCTTCACCGCAGCCTGTTCCCATGA
- a CDS encoding TetR/AcrR family transcriptional regulator produces the protein MRLTPALIASATLALGDREGEKAMSMRRIAAELGCDPMAVYRHFPNRQALLDAVADLVAEEVPVPDGREPWDRRIETLLSGMRSAALRHPGIAGHIASRPPLGPAGRRLAGAMTAALAEAGLRPADVVRAFQALIAYSAAGLRMAVDAGSEDARRQEVSDALEGMLDGPLPIVGSEGQFAYGLYLLLNGIRLEAATARQGR, from the coding sequence GTGCGTCTGACCCCTGCCCTGATCGCCTCGGCCACGCTCGCGCTGGGTGACCGGGAGGGCGAAAAGGCGATGTCCATGCGGCGGATCGCGGCCGAGCTGGGGTGCGACCCGATGGCTGTTTACCGCCACTTCCCCAACCGGCAGGCTCTGCTCGACGCCGTGGCCGACCTGGTGGCCGAGGAAGTGCCGGTTCCGGATGGCCGTGAGCCGTGGGATCGGCGAATCGAGACGCTGCTGTCCGGCATGCGGTCCGCTGCTCTCCGGCATCCCGGAATTGCCGGACATATCGCCTCGCGGCCGCCGCTGGGCCCGGCCGGACGGCGGCTGGCGGGGGCGATGACGGCGGCGCTGGCCGAGGCGGGGTTGCGGCCGGCCGACGTGGTGCGGGCGTTCCAGGCGCTGATCGCGTACTCGGCGGCCGGTCTGCGGATGGCGGTTGACGCGGGATCGGAGGACGCACGCCGGCAAGAGGTGAGCGACGCGCTGGAGGGCATGCTGGACGGCCCGCTGCCGATCGTGGGCTCGGAGGGGCAATTCGCGTACGGCCTGTACCTGCTGCTCAACGGCATCCGGCTGGAAGCGGCAACGGCACGGCAGGGAAGGTGA